The Cervus elaphus chromosome 22, mCerEla1.1, whole genome shotgun sequence genome has a window encoding:
- the LOC122680721 gene encoding natural killer cells antigen CD94-like isoform X1: MAGFQTTPWRLISGVLGVICLLLMAALGVLLKNSLTKQSVQLGPSTELSEGSSQRTSPEGPFSCIEPGLAIDFTYESGCYSCQEKWIGYQSNCYFISNELKTWKDSRDFCVSHNSSLLQIQTRNELDFMKFSTSYYWIGLSYSEEHHAWLWEDNSTLSQDLVHLFHTVNPKNCIIYSPSGSALDEDCERTYSYICKQQFI, from the exons gTTTTCAGACCACTCCCTGGAGGTTGATTTCTGGAGTTTTAGGAGTAATATGCCTTTTGTTGATGGCAGCTTTGGGAGTTTTGTTGAAAAATT CACTTACTAAACAAAGTGTTCAGCTTGGACCCTCCACAGAACTCAGTGAAG ggtcgtcccagcgCACCAGTCCTGAGGGCCCtttctcatgcatcgaacctggactggcgatcgatttcacatatg aaTCTGGCTGCTATTCTTGCCAAGAAAAGTGGATTGGCTACCAAAGCAACTGTTATTTCATTTCTAATGAATTAAAAACATGGAAAGACAGTAGGGATTTTTGTGTTTCTCATAATTCCAGTCTACTTCAGATACAAACCAGAAATGAACTG GATTTTATGAAGTTCAGTACCAGTTATTACTGGATTGGACTTTCTTACAGTGAAGAACATCATGCCTGGTTGTGGGAGGACAATTCTACTCTCTCCCAAGATCT AGTTCATTTATTTCACACTGTAAATCCAAAGAACTGCATAATATATAGCCCAAGCGGAAGTGCTCTGGATGAAGACTGTGAACGTACATATAGTTACATCTGTAAGCAACAGTTTATTTAG
- the LOC122680721 gene encoding natural killer cells antigen CD94-like isoform X2, with translation MAGFQTTPWRLISGVLGVICLLLMAALGVLLKNSLTKQSVQLGPSTELSEESGCYSCQEKWIGYQSNCYFISNELKTWKDSRDFCVSHNSSLLQIQTRNELDFMKFSTSYYWIGLSYSEEHHAWLWEDNSTLSQDLVHLFHTVNPKNCIIYSPSGSALDEDCERTYSYICKQQFI, from the exons gTTTTCAGACCACTCCCTGGAGGTTGATTTCTGGAGTTTTAGGAGTAATATGCCTTTTGTTGATGGCAGCTTTGGGAGTTTTGTTGAAAAATT CACTTACTAAACAAAGTGTTCAGCTTGGACCCTCCACAGAACTCAGTGAAG aaTCTGGCTGCTATTCTTGCCAAGAAAAGTGGATTGGCTACCAAAGCAACTGTTATTTCATTTCTAATGAATTAAAAACATGGAAAGACAGTAGGGATTTTTGTGTTTCTCATAATTCCAGTCTACTTCAGATACAAACCAGAAATGAACTG GATTTTATGAAGTTCAGTACCAGTTATTACTGGATTGGACTTTCTTACAGTGAAGAACATCATGCCTGGTTGTGGGAGGACAATTCTACTCTCTCCCAAGATCT AGTTCATTTATTTCACACTGTAAATCCAAAGAACTGCATAATATATAGCCCAAGCGGAAGTGCTCTGGATGAAGACTGTGAACGTACATATAGTTACATCTGTAAGCAACAGTTTATTTAG